A single Venturia canescens isolate UGA chromosome 1, ASM1945775v1, whole genome shotgun sequence DNA region contains:
- the LOC122413378 gene encoding SID1 transmembrane family member 1-like isoform X2: MGVRSCDMRIFLGLTFLFSVVGGTSLLTHPSLYPKVISADYGILYQKAINYSIEYVFLYSEIPVAGARITVQSNATVQDPLVIVVRQRSGILSWQIPFVVQSPNSVIPPYDSTSRNLCSTDHDRKNVTDEAYITVSISTGSSSNIAFQMMITEADFNISVGDPRNVTISPAEPIYYSYNFDDENKISSVLMQVESDSEICMTISIQNVTCPIFDLERNVQYSGYWQTVSRRGGITISRDAYPEGFFVVLVVKGDDTDCNGTVGDPNRRKTVHLLIKRSISKEDFITASALALSIGVGFCTIYIFGVVMHRVRKGRELRERLLSDLEESEQPEHLPSPSTVDEVGPSQWTSVEEDSSLDEDDIDMLDDALTDKEIIRTKRVLAVSDLARKEPKILRQKSRLYLYYLITIAVFYTLPVMQLVITYQYVLHETGNQDLCYYNFLCAHPLGVLSDFNHVFSNFGYVLLGFLFIFLTYTREKNDVDRAEKSKSYGIPQHYGLFYAMGTALMMEGLLSGSYHVCPSHSNFQFDTSFMYIISVLCMVKIYQNRHPDINARASVTFAVLALIIFLGMVGVLKGTENFWIFFTMIHLLVCVSVTAQIYYMGRFRLNRGLLHRVIMTFKHDARAGRFDAFRPLYGGRLILLLIANCCNVALAVWGNMHHDKDFATFLLYLLMSNLILYTFFYIVMKLLYGEKILLEPSCYIILSFVTWGGALYFFINKSISWALTPAQSRIYNKPCALLNFFDSHDIWHFLSALAMFFSFMVLLTLDDDLEDTHRSLIPVF, encoded by the exons ATGGGTG TTAGAAGCTGTGATATGCGTATTTTTCTTGGACTGACGTTCCTGTTCTCTGTTGTTGGAGGAACGTCTCTTCTGACACATCCATCGCTTTATCCTAAAGTCATTTCCGCAGACTATGGGATTTTGTACCAAAAAGCAATTAATTATAGCATCGAATATGTTTTTCTCTACAGT GAAATTCCTGTCGCAGGTGCAAGAATTACAGTCCAAAGCAATGCCACCGTTCAGGATCCGCTTGTTATCGTTGTGCGCCAGAGGAGTGGGATTCTCTCATGGCAAATTCCTTTTGTTGTTCAAAGTCCCAACTCTGTTATTCCTCCATATGACTCTACTAGTCGCAACTTATGTTCCACCGATCATGACCGTAAAAATGTTACAGACGAAGCTTATATAACTGTTAGTATTTCTACTGGTAGTTCTTCCAACATCGCTTTCCAGATGATGATTACAGAGGCAGATTTTAATATCAG CGTCGGTGATCCCAGAAATGTTACCATATCACCCGCAGAGCCCATTTATTACAGCTACAATTTTgatgatgaaaacaaaatttcatcagTGCTCATGCAAGTGGAATCAGATTCAGAGATTTGCATGACGATTTCCATTCAGAACGTTACG tgTCCCATCTTCGATTTGGAGCGAAATGTTCAATATTCTGGTTACTGGCAAACAGTCAGTCGACGAGGAGGTATCACCATATCG agaGATGCTTATCCGGAGGGATTTTTTGTTGTTCTCGTTGTAAAAGGCGATGACACGGATTGTAATGGAACAGTTGGTGATCCGAATCGCCGAAAAACCGTACATTTGCTAATCAAACGCAGTATCAGTAAAGAAGACTTTATCACAGCTTCTGCTTTGGCTCTTTCAATCGGTGTTGGATTCTGCACTATTTACATTTTTGGTGTAGTTATGCACCGTGTTCGCAAAGGGAGAGAGCTGAGGGAACGGTTGTTAAGCGATTTGGAAGAATCGGAACAACCGGAACACTTGCCTAGCCCTTCAACCGTTGATGAG GTGGGTCCTAGTCAGTGGACATCGGTCGAGGAAGATTCATCGTTGGACGAAGACGACATCGATATGTTGGATGATGCTTTAACAGACAAAGAGATTATTCGAACAAAACGGGTTCTAGCGGTTTCGGATCTGGCGAGGAAGGAGCCAAAGATACTTCGTCAGAAGTCACGTCTATACCTTTATTATTTGATAACTATAGCTGTCTTTTACACTCTGCCAGTTATGCAATTGGTCATTACTTACCAGTACGTATTGCACGAAACTGGAAATCAAGATCTTTgttattacaattttttgtgCGCCCATCCTCTCGGCGTGTTGTCTGATTTCAATCACGTGTTTTCCAACTTTGGCTACGTTCTGCTTggttttctatttatatttctcacttatacgagagaaaaaaatgacgtcgATCGtgccgaaaaatcgaaaagttacGGTATCCCACAACATTATGGACTTTTTTACGCTATGGGCACGGCTCTCATGATGGAAGGACTATTATCCGGGAGCTATCACGTTTGTCCAAGTCATAGCAATTTCCAGTTTG atacgAGTTTCATGTACATCATCTCTGTGCTCTGTATggtaaaaatttatcaaaaccgTCATCCCGACATAAATGCGCGTGCTTCGGTAACATTTGCCGTTCTCGCGTTGATAATATTTCTGGGGATGGTGGGTGTGTTGAAGGGAACGgaaaatttttggatttttttcaccatGATCCATCTCCTCGTATGTGTGTCTGTGACAGCACAGATTTATTACATGGGTCGATTCAGACTCAACCGAGGCCTTCTCCATCGTGTGATAATG ACGTTCAAACACGACGCTCGAGCTGGACGTTTTGATGCGTTTAGGCCACTGTATGGAGGCAGGTTGATCCTTCTTCTCATCGCAAATTGCTGTAACGTTGCTCTCGCAGTGTGGGGGAATATGCATCACGACAAAGATTTTGCTACATTTCTGCTTTATCTACTCATGTCGAATCTTATTctgtacacttttttttatattgtcaTGAAG ctTCTCTATGGAGAGAAAATTTTGCTCGAGCCGTCGTGTTACATTATATTGTCTTTCGTGACGTGGGGCGGTGctctatattttttcataaacaaaTCGATTTCGTGGGCACTAACACCAGCTCAATCGCGAATATACAACAAACCTTGTGCTCTTTTGAATTTCTTCGATTCTCACGACATTTGGCACTTTCTTTCGGCCCTTGCCATGTTCTTCTCGTTTATGGTGCTGCTGACATTGGATGACGATTTGGAAGATACGCACCGTAGTCTTATACCGGTGTTCTAA
- the LOC122413378 gene encoding SID1 transmembrane family member 1-like isoform X1 produces MRHTTRGLKAWFVRSCDMRIFLGLTFLFSVVGGTSLLTHPSLYPKVISADYGILYQKAINYSIEYVFLYSEIPVAGARITVQSNATVQDPLVIVVRQRSGILSWQIPFVVQSPNSVIPPYDSTSRNLCSTDHDRKNVTDEAYITVSISTGSSSNIAFQMMITEADFNISVGDPRNVTISPAEPIYYSYNFDDENKISSVLMQVESDSEICMTISIQNVTCPIFDLERNVQYSGYWQTVSRRGGITISRDAYPEGFFVVLVVKGDDTDCNGTVGDPNRRKTVHLLIKRSISKEDFITASALALSIGVGFCTIYIFGVVMHRVRKGRELRERLLSDLEESEQPEHLPSPSTVDEVGPSQWTSVEEDSSLDEDDIDMLDDALTDKEIIRTKRVLAVSDLARKEPKILRQKSRLYLYYLITIAVFYTLPVMQLVITYQYVLHETGNQDLCYYNFLCAHPLGVLSDFNHVFSNFGYVLLGFLFIFLTYTREKNDVDRAEKSKSYGIPQHYGLFYAMGTALMMEGLLSGSYHVCPSHSNFQFDTSFMYIISVLCMVKIYQNRHPDINARASVTFAVLALIIFLGMVGVLKGTENFWIFFTMIHLLVCVSVTAQIYYMGRFRLNRGLLHRVIMTFKHDARAGRFDAFRPLYGGRLILLLIANCCNVALAVWGNMHHDKDFATFLLYLLMSNLILYTFFYIVMKLLYGEKILLEPSCYIILSFVTWGGALYFFINKSISWALTPAQSRIYNKPCALLNFFDSHDIWHFLSALAMFFSFMVLLTLDDDLEDTHRSLIPVF; encoded by the exons ATGCGACATACGACTCGAGGCCTCAAGGCATGGTTCG TTAGAAGCTGTGATATGCGTATTTTTCTTGGACTGACGTTCCTGTTCTCTGTTGTTGGAGGAACGTCTCTTCTGACACATCCATCGCTTTATCCTAAAGTCATTTCCGCAGACTATGGGATTTTGTACCAAAAAGCAATTAATTATAGCATCGAATATGTTTTTCTCTACAGT GAAATTCCTGTCGCAGGTGCAAGAATTACAGTCCAAAGCAATGCCACCGTTCAGGATCCGCTTGTTATCGTTGTGCGCCAGAGGAGTGGGATTCTCTCATGGCAAATTCCTTTTGTTGTTCAAAGTCCCAACTCTGTTATTCCTCCATATGACTCTACTAGTCGCAACTTATGTTCCACCGATCATGACCGTAAAAATGTTACAGACGAAGCTTATATAACTGTTAGTATTTCTACTGGTAGTTCTTCCAACATCGCTTTCCAGATGATGATTACAGAGGCAGATTTTAATATCAG CGTCGGTGATCCCAGAAATGTTACCATATCACCCGCAGAGCCCATTTATTACAGCTACAATTTTgatgatgaaaacaaaatttcatcagTGCTCATGCAAGTGGAATCAGATTCAGAGATTTGCATGACGATTTCCATTCAGAACGTTACG tgTCCCATCTTCGATTTGGAGCGAAATGTTCAATATTCTGGTTACTGGCAAACAGTCAGTCGACGAGGAGGTATCACCATATCG agaGATGCTTATCCGGAGGGATTTTTTGTTGTTCTCGTTGTAAAAGGCGATGACACGGATTGTAATGGAACAGTTGGTGATCCGAATCGCCGAAAAACCGTACATTTGCTAATCAAACGCAGTATCAGTAAAGAAGACTTTATCACAGCTTCTGCTTTGGCTCTTTCAATCGGTGTTGGATTCTGCACTATTTACATTTTTGGTGTAGTTATGCACCGTGTTCGCAAAGGGAGAGAGCTGAGGGAACGGTTGTTAAGCGATTTGGAAGAATCGGAACAACCGGAACACTTGCCTAGCCCTTCAACCGTTGATGAG GTGGGTCCTAGTCAGTGGACATCGGTCGAGGAAGATTCATCGTTGGACGAAGACGACATCGATATGTTGGATGATGCTTTAACAGACAAAGAGATTATTCGAACAAAACGGGTTCTAGCGGTTTCGGATCTGGCGAGGAAGGAGCCAAAGATACTTCGTCAGAAGTCACGTCTATACCTTTATTATTTGATAACTATAGCTGTCTTTTACACTCTGCCAGTTATGCAATTGGTCATTACTTACCAGTACGTATTGCACGAAACTGGAAATCAAGATCTTTgttattacaattttttgtgCGCCCATCCTCTCGGCGTGTTGTCTGATTTCAATCACGTGTTTTCCAACTTTGGCTACGTTCTGCTTggttttctatttatatttctcacttatacgagagaaaaaaatgacgtcgATCGtgccgaaaaatcgaaaagttacGGTATCCCACAACATTATGGACTTTTTTACGCTATGGGCACGGCTCTCATGATGGAAGGACTATTATCCGGGAGCTATCACGTTTGTCCAAGTCATAGCAATTTCCAGTTTG atacgAGTTTCATGTACATCATCTCTGTGCTCTGTATggtaaaaatttatcaaaaccgTCATCCCGACATAAATGCGCGTGCTTCGGTAACATTTGCCGTTCTCGCGTTGATAATATTTCTGGGGATGGTGGGTGTGTTGAAGGGAACGgaaaatttttggatttttttcaccatGATCCATCTCCTCGTATGTGTGTCTGTGACAGCACAGATTTATTACATGGGTCGATTCAGACTCAACCGAGGCCTTCTCCATCGTGTGATAATG ACGTTCAAACACGACGCTCGAGCTGGACGTTTTGATGCGTTTAGGCCACTGTATGGAGGCAGGTTGATCCTTCTTCTCATCGCAAATTGCTGTAACGTTGCTCTCGCAGTGTGGGGGAATATGCATCACGACAAAGATTTTGCTACATTTCTGCTTTATCTACTCATGTCGAATCTTATTctgtacacttttttttatattgtcaTGAAG ctTCTCTATGGAGAGAAAATTTTGCTCGAGCCGTCGTGTTACATTATATTGTCTTTCGTGACGTGGGGCGGTGctctatattttttcataaacaaaTCGATTTCGTGGGCACTAACACCAGCTCAATCGCGAATATACAACAAACCTTGTGCTCTTTTGAATTTCTTCGATTCTCACGACATTTGGCACTTTCTTTCGGCCCTTGCCATGTTCTTCTCGTTTATGGTGCTGCTGACATTGGATGACGATTTGGAAGATACGCACCGTAGTCTTATACCGGTGTTCTAA